A segment of the Phoenix dactylifera cultivar Barhee BC4 chromosome 15, palm_55x_up_171113_PBpolish2nd_filt_p, whole genome shotgun sequence genome:
ATAggttattgttacttttcttctcTGGCATTCACATCTTTTTCCTCCAGTATTGACACTGTAAATTGCTAATCCCATGACATGAAAtgcttttctatttgtttttagGTACAAATATTGGAATTCTGTTTTGACTGCAGCTTTACtatctcactttttttttttttttgttaatttcctTTATTCTGTTGTTGCCACTGCCTTGTCTGAAGCAGAAACAGCAAAGATGCCCATAGCAAAGATTTCTAAGAAACATTCAGCTGACCCTGGTTTTGCAAAGTCCAATTTTTTTGACTCTGATTCTGATTCTGAAACGAATACGAAACCAGCAAGAACTTCCTCAGTCCCAGTTAGGACAAACCTCAAAAGTTCCCCTGGTTATGATTCTTCTGCTGCAAAAAATAGGAACAAGAATGACTTCCGTGACTCAGGAGGGTTAGAGAACCAATCTGTGCAAGAACTAGAGAACTATGCTGTACATACGGCTAAGGAGACTACACAGAAAGTAAATGACTGCCTGAAGATTGCCGAAGTAATTAGAGAAGATGCTTCCAGAACTCTTGAAACCTTGCATCAGCAGGGGGAGCAGATTGCACGGACTCATCAAACTGCTGTTAATATTGATCAAGACCTTAGCAAGGTAtgctcccttttttttccttatctTGATTGCTCTCTGGCATTGACAATGATATTGTTTAATGACCAAACAAAATGATATTACTTAAAGATGATGGTTTTTTAAGAAATGGAAGTTCTTCATGTATACACATGTGCACTCATATACGTGCATACATACGTATCTATGTACATatgcatgtacatatatatctatattacATACAAAAGTATGAATGAGTTTCTGTCCAGAAGCATTTACAGCCCTTTGATCTCCTTAAATCAATCTTAaacttttatcttcttttgtcAAGCTTAGTCATTTAATCTTAACCACCAGCCATGTTCCTGATTTAACTAGTATTCAGAACCCCTCGTATACCTCATTCCAAATAATATTACTGAGAGACAGTGGATGCTGCTTGGTCTGGTTTCACAACTCCTTTTCTTGTAACAATAGCTCAGCCCTCTTGGAGCAACCAAAtcctattcatatttttcttgcaATTGCATGCAAACTCATCATTTTGCTATAATTTTCATAAGCACAGATGCTACTTCTAATCCAGTATTCCATTTGAGATTGAGTTTCCCAATTGGATGCATTCCCCAGTTCTCCAACATAAAATGAATGTACCAAGATGAAGCAAGGAAGTTTGGATCATGGTTTCAAGTGATTTATGTTATTGCAAGATTAATCCTACCTTTTATGTAGTGCAAAAAGTTTGTTTGTACAACATCTCTTAATATtttgaaatctatttttaattaatttctgaTGAATATTTCAATTAGTTTCTTTATTTCCAAACAATGCTGTATCttcaatttcttattattttttgtttactTCCACATGCATTTGCATGTACTATATATTTTTATGGGCGTAAAGAGAAAAGGGAGTCTGATTCTATTAAAAAATGGGTCAAACGACCTTCAAGAAAGTATAACTCAGGAATGCTAGAATTTTCACCAAAATTGCCTAACAGTAAAATTTAATGATGAGATATctaattttttccaaaaagtagCAGTGTCAACAATTTCtccaaaaagagagaaaagagagagagagaatcacaCATAGAATAAGGCCTCATATGGGAGCCCCCTCTTCCTTTGGTCCAGGATAACGAAATATCAATACCAGATGCCTAAGAACACTATGTAGCACCAAAAGCATGTAAGGCTGCATATATTGTGATGAGGCAAAAAATGTTGTAAGAAGTAATTTGACTTTTCAGTAATCAGCCCTTGAAATTTAGTACAATTGTAAGTATGGTACGCTGTACTGGCCCCAACTGAGCGATACGGGGCATACCATActgtaccagttcggtaccaaTATTCGATACGGATGGCGTACCAATATTGtgttagtgtggcaccggtacgagaTCCAGTACCGAGATGGTGAACCTTGATTGTAAGTCTTAATCTGACtgtcccatcatcccatgattgGTTGTATAGGCGAAATTCAGTACAATTGTTCGCATTCTTTTTCACAAATCAAAATCCCAAAATGCTTTGGTTTCCGGATTTCCTCTTTTTCTACTACGTTTCATTAAATGTTCTGAAAGGATTTCAAATATTAGTCAGTTTTTATAAACAGATTActtaaaatcaaaaaatcacATTTTTAAGAGTGCATATAGGAGTAAAACTACCTTCTTTTTTCAGAATTCCCATGATTACCCCAACTATAAATTCTTGCCATTGAATTTTAAAGATACCTAAGGAGTATGACACTAGAAAAGGAACAAAAAGCACACCTATGGAGTAGAACATTCCCCTACTCCTTGCATTTTTTTAGCTTAAACTCCCACAGTATATTATCGGTCATGATGTTCAAAATCTTCCTGATTCATTCATCTTCTGTATGTTGGAAGCAAGTTATTTGTATGATGGTGGAGATATTTAGATTCATAAATGTCCCTTTCAGAGTGAGACACTTTTGAGCAGTCTTGGAGGTTTTTTTTCTAAGCCTTGGAAGCCAAAGAAAACTCGCCAGATTAAAGGGCCTGTTCCTGTTGTTACAAGAGGTATATAGAGAATTCACAAAAGTCGGCTTATATTGGCTTGATTTTTTCAGTTGATTCTGTCTACCTGGTCTCAGATGATTCATTCAAGAGAAAGGGAaacaaggaacaaagagaaaagtTAGGATTATCTTCAAGTCCTCAGGCACGGTCACGAATTTATACTGAATCCACAACTGCAATGGAGAAAGTCCAGGTTTGCATTGTTAGTCAGAGGATGAATGTGAATAAATTATTTCTCTTATCATCATTTAACATATACAATTATCTTGTAGGTTGAGAAGCAAAAGCAAGATGACTCCCTTTCAGATTTAAGTGATGTGCTGGGCCAGTTAAAGGATATGGCTCTTGATATGAGTACAGAGCTTGATAGGTAAgttcatttatttttatttttaaactttggggtggaggagggggggagggggagtGGAGGATTTCCCCAAGCTGGTCAACAGTTAAGCCAGGAATATTAATGAGTGGGAGGGTTGGCATTAGATCTCAGCTAGTTGTGTTACATAATTTGCTCCTGGAGCTATTTcatgagttgattttgatgGGCTTAAGACATGTTTGTTCCCTTATCTATAAATATAGAAGTGGATGTTGAAGCAGTCTTGTTTTTTTTATGGAGGATTAGGTAAATGCTGGCCTTGAGTTAGATGACTCTTTTTATATGAACAGATAAATCTTGAGCATCAACAAATACATATTGATAAGACATAGACAgattgctgatattgtaaatttGAAAAATAGGATAGGTACGGCTGGATAAGATAACAAGTGAATATATTTTTCTACATGTATGTGAAAAAAACCATCCATAGAATATGACTTGTTATAGTAATTACATGGTCCACACTTCCTTAACTAATATTGATATCCCAAATTTTAATCATATATCATTGAAATATCAACATTCATCAGAGAcagacacacacaaacacacaaacacacacacacacacacacacagagtgagagagagagagagagagagagagagagagagagaggaaagatgGCTGTTTAATCTGAATAAATCCCAGCATGTAATGTATTAATCATTATGAtcttaagaaaatttttgattagGATGAACTTGTTTGTGACAAAAATGAAAGGTTGCAAAATCTTCATTTGTCTTTCATCCGGGGCTTCCAAGATCCATGAGTTCTTTACACTGGTGGAGGAATTATTTGTCACAGATACCCAACATACTAAATCCTTATATTGTCGAAGTATTGAATAAATTTCCAGAAAAATGATTGGTAGAGGATATTTTTGAACAATATCTTTTCTTTATCAGATcagttatctttatttttccttttccttgcaATCTGAATCTAATAGACCATAGATTACATATTCAGTAATCTTCTTTTCCTATTTTATTGTATGTAGTCTAACATTCACAATGTTGATCAGGATAAGTAATTAATGGTATTGTGGCATTTCTTGTGAATGTTCTGCCACAGTTGTAATTGTATTTGTTGCTACGAATCTTCCAACCAAAAGTTGGTCTATGTGGAGAAAGTGTTTTGTTGCTTTTGATTTGAATTTAGCACAACATCTGTGTTGCTTTTCGCATTTTGCCAGAATTTTTCTCTGCTCCTATTCCTCCCTTTCACACTGATCTTTATAAATCTTGCTACCTAAAGGATGAAATGATCATTGTTAGTAAAATGATCATCCAATCGGCTATTCAGTATATCTTGTgtacaagatttttttttaatttatattttacaATTTCTTTATTCCTCCAGCTTAATCACATCCCTTTGTTGTTTTGTAGACAAAACAAGGCTCTTGATGGATTGCATGATGATGTGGAAGAGCTGAATCACAGAATTAAAGGAGCCAACCAACGAACTCGGAAGTTGCTCGGAAAGTAGGTCTCATTGCAAACTTTATAGCAAAGATATAAGATAGGCGACAATGGCTTTCAACAACTTCTACGGACCACAAATCTGTTAGTTCTTCCTGTATTACAATGGTCTCATTGATTTCCCTGTCAATGATCGGCAATAAGTTGTACACGCTCCAATTGCTACTCTTGTTTCTCCTGAAGTGTATATTTTGTCATGCTGCCACAGCAATGTTGATTCCCTATTCATAATCTTGACATGTTCTTGTTGGGGGTAAATCCCTCATGCTTCCATGCAGACCTAACCACGGTCAGATTCTAATCGGGGAACCAGACCGGAACCGAACCGGGAAGAATCAGACCGGAACTGGGACGGTGTCTCACGGTTCTTAACCGAACCGGAATCTTGAGGAATACGGTTCGGTTAAGGTTCCAGAATTGATGGAACCGAACCGGAACCGGAATCggcgggaaaaaaaaagaaaagaaaataatagaatGGCGCCATCTCCCTTAAAATTCAAACGGTCACATGACCATTTGAATTTCCAAATGGCCAACGGCCATATGAAAAAATTTCCATATGGctcc
Coding sequences within it:
- the LOC103718177 gene encoding SNAP25 homologous protein SNAP33-like, with the translated sequence MPIAKISKKHSADPGFAKSNFFDSDSDSETNTKPARTSSVPVRTNLKSSPGYDSSAAKNRNKNDFRDSGGLENQSVQELENYAVHTAKETTQKVNDCLKIAEVIREDASRTLETLHQQGEQIARTHQTAVNIDQDLSKSETLLSSLGGFFSKPWKPKKTRQIKGPVPVVTRDDSFKRKGNKEQREKLGLSSSPQARSRIYTESTTAMEKVQVEKQKQDDSLSDLSDVLGQLKDMALDMSTELDRQNKALDGLHDDVEELNHRIKGANQRTRKLLGK